One Deinococcus sp. YIM 134068 genomic region harbors:
- a CDS encoding alpha/beta hydrolase, with amino-acid sequence MPPSPVPSPAPDLIARFGPAWNKTVADETLAAYLPVHRRLSGESTEGVRVTRDLPYGPHERHRLDVYRPAAPGPHGVVLFFHGGGLWTGDKTLPESGGLVYANLGGFLARHGVVAVVANYRLVPHVRFPGGGEDVARVVAWAREHIAGYGGDAHDLTLFGNSAGAIHAATYLFRQELQEGGTPGVARAVLLSTPCTLPHGGPREEVTKAYFGADGAQIDANAPLGLLRAYRGDTVPLLFMTAEFDPEEIERPSLRFLSAYGEKYGALPHFSQVPGHNHLSTVLSLGTEDMALARPLLGFLGRAGPEEHPHAAAPAPHTADLAGKRR; translated from the coding sequence ATGCCCCCGTCCCCCGTCCCCTCCCCGGCCCCGGACCTGATCGCCCGCTTCGGTCCCGCCTGGAACAAGACGGTCGCCGACGAGACCCTGGCCGCCTACCTGCCCGTCCACCGCCGACTCTCCGGGGAGAGCACGGAGGGCGTGCGCGTCACCCGTGACCTCCCGTACGGCCCCCATGAACGTCACCGCCTGGACGTATACCGGCCCGCCGCGCCGGGACCGCATGGGGTGGTGCTGTTCTTCCACGGCGGCGGCCTGTGGACGGGGGACAAGACCCTCCCGGAGTCGGGGGGCCTGGTCTATGCCAACCTCGGCGGCTTCCTCGCGCGGCATGGCGTCGTCGCGGTGGTGGCGAACTACCGCCTGGTCCCGCACGTCCGCTTTCCCGGCGGCGGGGAGGACGTGGCGCGGGTGGTGGCCTGGGCACGCGAGCACATCGCCGGGTATGGCGGCGACGCCCATGACCTCACCCTTTTCGGGAACTCGGCGGGGGCCATTCACGCTGCCACCTACCTGTTTCGTCAGGAGCTGCAAGAGGGGGGCACGCCGGGGGTGGCCCGCGCCGTGCTGCTCTCCACGCCCTGCACGCTGCCGCACGGCGGCCCACGGGAGGAGGTCACGAAGGCGTACTTCGGGGCGGACGGGGCGCAGATCGACGCGAACGCCCCGCTGGGCCTGCTCCGCGCGTACCGGGGCGACACGGTGCCCCTGCTGTTCATGACGGCGGAGTTCGACCCGGAGGAGATCGAGCGGCCCAGCCTCCGCTTCCTCTCCGCGTACGGGGAGAAGTACGGCGCTCTCCCCCACTTCTCTCAGGTGCCCGGCCACAACCACCTCTCCACGGTCCTCAGCCTGGGAACGGAGGACATGGCGCTGGCCCGCCCGCTGCTGGGCTTTCTCGGAAGGGCCGGGCCGGAGGAGCACCCCCACGCGGCGGCCCCGGCACCGCACACCGCCGACCTCGCGGGAAAGCGGAGGTGA
- a CDS encoding DUF6683 family protein produces the protein MFKRALLTLALLFALPQPASAQGLGGSASSLSSSIFKLMKGVSGPAAPATGGTTTGQTPATPRPPAPVAQPGALNFKVSPAVRRGVIDTFVGEVTAASPESGAEWQKLFTGADVFAEIDRQMKTLFGLSSTNVADVWALYWSYAWLMTQSRTDDPTRAQVVGLRDQFRPLLLSIPAVAGLNDTQKQEMAESLLLQTVLFGALAEAWKDDPASRAEFGQGLAQGTAELGLDLGLVDLTERGFTVRK, from the coding sequence ATGTTCAAACGCGCTCTGCTCACCCTCGCCCTCCTGTTCGCCCTCCCGCAGCCCGCCTCGGCCCAGGGCCTGGGCGGCAGCGCCTCCAGCCTGTCGAGTTCGATCTTCAAGCTGATGAAGGGGGTGAGCGGCCCGGCGGCCCCGGCGACCGGGGGGACAACCACCGGCCAGACCCCGGCGACCCCTCGCCCACCCGCCCCGGTCGCCCAGCCAGGGGCGCTGAACTTCAAGGTCAGCCCGGCGGTGCGCCGGGGGGTGATCGACACCTTCGTGGGCGAGGTCACGGCGGCCAGCCCGGAGTCGGGGGCGGAGTGGCAGAAGCTCTTCACGGGCGCGGACGTGTTTGCCGAGATCGACCGGCAGATGAAGACTCTGTTCGGCCTGAGTTCCACCAACGTCGCCGACGTGTGGGCGCTGTACTGGAGCTACGCGTGGCTGATGACCCAGAGCCGCACCGACGACCCCACGCGGGCGCAGGTGGTCGGGCTGCGCGACCAGTTCCGGCCCCTGCTGCTCTCCATCCCTGCCGTCGCCGGGCTGAACGACACCCAGAAGCAGGAGATGGCCGAATCATTGCTGCTGCAAACCGTCCTCTTCGGCGCGCTGGCCGAGGCCTGGAAGGACGACCCCGCCAGCCGCGCCGAGTTCGGCCAGGGCCTCGCGCAGGGCACGGCGGAGCTTGGTCTGGACCTCGGCCTCGTGGACCTGACCGAGCGAGGCTTCACCGTCCGCAAGTAG
- a CDS encoding subtype B tannase produces the protein MTNTSGTRVYNLDFDANAFRPVTTQVNGREVRYRAYERVVYVRSPQDTTYQSMNIYVPEEYFGGRTIGAYNAQTAPIFLPNGVGGYMQAEPGTAGNDERTGSPNAALVALSRGYVVAAPGARGRSTKNAAGEFVGKAPAAIVDLKAAVRYLRYNDRAMPGNAERIISNGTSAGGALSALLGASGNNRDYEPYLTALGAAQTRDDIFAVSSYCPITNLENADAAYEWQFGGVNDYTRLQIARDTDFRIQRTLVPGTLTAEQIALSNELKPTFPAYLNGLRIRSGSGGGSSVLTLDQNGNGSFKEYVASFIQASAQTALDAGQDLSAATYLTVSGGRVTAVDFDAYVRAVGRQKIPPAFDGLSLENGENELFGTSAANARHFTAFSQQRSKAGGAVAEPEVVRLMNPMNYVGATGTQRALHWRIRTGTADRDTSLAVPVILGTRLINAGYDVDLFLPWNVPHSGDYDLDQLFAWMDRVAAP, from the coding sequence ATGACCAACACCTCCGGCACAAGGGTCTACAACCTCGACTTCGACGCCAACGCGTTCCGCCCGGTGACGACGCAGGTGAACGGCAGGGAGGTCCGCTACCGCGCCTACGAGCGTGTCGTCTACGTGCGCAGTCCCCAGGACACGACCTACCAGAGCATGAACATCTACGTCCCCGAGGAGTATTTCGGGGGCCGGACCATCGGGGCGTACAACGCGCAGACCGCACCCATCTTCCTCCCCAACGGGGTCGGCGGCTATATGCAGGCGGAGCCGGGGACGGCGGGCAACGACGAGCGCACGGGGAGTCCCAACGCCGCCCTCGTCGCGCTGTCCAGGGGCTACGTGGTGGCCGCTCCCGGTGCCAGGGGCCGCTCCACCAAGAACGCGGCGGGCGAGTTCGTCGGCAAGGCCCCCGCCGCCATCGTGGACCTCAAGGCCGCCGTGCGCTACCTGCGCTACAACGACCGGGCGATGCCGGGGAACGCGGAGAGGATCATCTCCAACGGCACGAGCGCGGGCGGGGCACTCTCCGCCCTGCTGGGAGCCTCCGGCAATAACCGGGACTACGAGCCGTACCTGACCGCCCTGGGTGCGGCGCAGACACGTGACGACATCTTCGCCGTCTCCAGCTACTGCCCCATCACCAACCTGGAGAACGCCGACGCCGCCTACGAGTGGCAATTCGGCGGGGTGAACGACTACACCCGGCTGCAAATCGCCAGGGACACGGACTTCCGCATCCAGCGCACGCTCGTTCCGGGGACGCTGACGGCGGAACAGATCGCGCTCTCGAACGAGCTGAAGCCGACGTTCCCGGCCTACCTCAACGGCCTGCGAATCAGGAGCGGCAGCGGAGGTGGCAGCAGCGTCCTGACCCTGGACCAGAACGGCAACGGCTCCTTCAAGGAGTATGTCGCGTCGTTCATTCAGGCCTCCGCGCAGACGGCCCTGGACGCGGGGCAGGACCTCTCCGCCGCGACCTATCTCACGGTTTCCGGCGGGCGGGTCACGGCGGTCGACTTCGACGCCTACGTTCGCGCCGTGGGCCGCCAGAAGATACCGCCAGCCTTCGACGGCCTGAGCCTGGAGAACGGCGAGAACGAGCTGTTCGGGACGAGCGCGGCGAATGCGCGGCACTTCACGGCGTTCAGCCAGCAGCGGAGCAAGGCGGGCGGCGCGGTGGCCGAACCCGAGGTGGTCCGCCTGATGAACCCCATGAACTACGTCGGGGCGACGGGCACCCAGCGGGCGCTCCACTGGCGGATTCGGACGGGCACGGCGGACCGGGACACGTCCCTGGCCGTCCCGGTGATCCTGGGAACCCGCCTCATCAACGCGGGCTACGACGTGGACCTGTTCCTGCCGTGGAACGTCCCTCACAGCGGGGACTACGACCTCGATCAACTCTTCGCGTGGATGGACAGGGTGGCGGCACCGTAG